The Actinosynnema mirum DSM 43827 genomic interval GCGCAGCCGACGGCGGCGGGCGAGGCGGTCGACTGGGAGTCGCTCATCCCGACCAGCGCGGACCTGTCCCGCCTGAAGATCAACTGGGTCTACCGGGCCCAGACCCTGCTCTCGGGCGGCACCTGGTCCTCGCACATCGCGTTCAGCGACCCGGACGGCACGCTCAAGCCCGCCGTCGAGGACAACGCGGACCGCGTGGTCGAGGCGTACAGCGTCAACAAGATCGCGGTCGCGGTCGCGGTGCTGGACAAGGTCGACCGGGGGCTGCTCACGCTCGACCAGCGGGTCGACGTGACCGAGGCCATCGTCATCCAGGACACCGACGGCATCTTCGGCCTGGACGGCGCGTACCCCAGCTCGGTGACGCTCGGGCACGTCCTGGCGACGCTGCTCACCGTCTCGGACAACACCGCGGTGCGGCTGTGCGGCCTGGTGGTCCCGGCGCTGGAGCTGAACGAGATCCTGCGGTCCAAGGGCTTCACCGCCACCCAGGTGGTGCCGGTGGCGAACCCGAACCGGTTCTTCCTCGGCACGACCACCCCGCGCGAGACGTTCACGCTGCTGCAGAAGCTGGTGCGCGGCGAGCTGCTGTCGGCGGCGTCGACGGCGCACCTGCTGAACGTGCTGCGGTCGCTGACCTCGTTCAACGACGGCGTCCGGGCGCGGCTGACCTCGACCGAGCGGCTGAACGTGGCCACCAAGGCGGGCTGGTTCGACGACGGGCGCAACGAGGCGGGGATCGTGTTCGACGCCCAGGGCAAGCCGATGATCACCTACGCGCTGTTCGCGTCCGGCGCGTTCCGGGGCGACACGGCCTCGCACCTGGAGGACTACGGCGCCACCCACCCGGCCGCGCGTGCCCGCGCGGGCATCGGCCGGGCCATGTACGACTCGGTGCTGCGGGTCACCGCGAACA includes:
- a CDS encoding serine hydrolase; this encodes MGSEQFKRRAALGLGGAAAATVALGGVASAQPTAAGEAVDWESLIPTSADLSRLKINWVYRAQTLLSGGTWSSHIAFSDPDGTLKPAVEDNADRVVEAYSVNKIAVAVAVLDKVDRGLLTLDQRVDVTEAIVIQDTDGIFGLDGAYPSSVTLGHVLATLLTVSDNTAVRLCGLVVPALELNEILRSKGFTATQVVPVANPNRFFLGTTTPRETFTLLQKLVRGELLSAASTAHLLNVLRSLTSFNDGVRARLTSTERLNVATKAGWFDDGRNEAGIVFDAQGKPMITYALFASGAFRGDTASHLEDYGATHPAARARAGIGRAMYDSVLRVTANTSRVFRSRKHQPYNGG